The following DNA comes from Armatimonadota bacterium.
AGACCAGGGCGTACACCAAACCCAAAAGCACGCCGTTGATCATGGCTTCGACCAGCAAAGGCGCCATCCTCACACCCGCAGCCAGTCCCGGACCACCGCGTGCATCCGCTGCTGGAACTCGTCCCGAGTTCCCTCCAGCTGGTTGCGGCCGAACGCCAGGGCGTACACGTAGTCCGCGAGGGAGACCGCGGCCCGGACGTTCTGATCCACCAGCAGCACCGTGCGTCCCTCCCGGTGCAGCCGGGCCACTTCCTCATAGACCTCCTGGGCGGCCACGGGGGCCAGGCCCGCGGTGGGTTCGTCCAGCAGGATCACCCAGGGATCCGTGACCATCATCCGGGCGATCTCCACCATGCGCTGCTGCCCCCCGCTGAGAACTCCGGCCGGTCGATCCCGCCAGGCCTTGAGGCCCGGATACCGTTCGTAGATCCGGTCCAGGGCGGAGCGTCGTGCGGCCCGCGGCAGGGCCCAAGCCCCCACC
Coding sequences within:
- a CDS encoding ABC transporter ATP-binding protein, whose product is MVHVEAGYYPEQTVLQGVSLIARPGQLTAVLGPNGSGKSTVLRVVYGLLRPRRGTVWVDGEDVSQLPAHRRVDLGMGYLPQGRSVFPGLTVQENLEVGAWALPRAARRSALDRIYERYPGLKAWRDRPAGVLSGGQQRMVEIARMMVTDPWVILLDEPTAGLAPVAAQEVYEEVARLHREGRTVLLVDQNVRAAVSLADYVYALAFGRNQLEGTRDEFQQRMHAVVRDWLRV